In Nicotiana tabacum cultivar K326 chromosome 19, ASM71507v2, whole genome shotgun sequence, one DNA window encodes the following:
- the LOC107759179 gene encoding uncharacterized protein LOC107759179 isoform X1 encodes MGEHEEWAEPSGLLPNGLVPDAGPVIGVLDSERWSKAEERTAELIACIQPNQPSEERRNAVADYVQRLIMKCFPCQVFTFGSVPLKTYLPDGDIDLTAFSNNQSLKDTWAHQVRDMLEKEEKNENAEFHVKEVQYIQAEVKLIKCLVENIVVDISFNQLGGLCTLCFLEEVDHLINQNHLFKRSIILIKAWCYYESRILGAHHGLISTYALETLVLYIFHVFNNSFSGPLEVLFRFLEFFSNFDWDNFCVSLWGPVAISSLPDVAAEPPRKDGGELLLSKLFLDACSSVYAVFPGGQENQGQPFVSKHFNVIDPLRVNNNLGRSVSKGNFYRIRSAFAFGAKRLARLLDCPKENLIYEVNQFFMNTWDRHGSGQRPDAPEAELSRVRLSTLDDVPESQNFRVKPSGKKVSKVEGANPRNASSQYINHSSGTFSRTNDFSVSSYTENRKGHSNLSNSRVSDQLQKETATSQVSHTDKIQRDSKSDQILNDIQGRFVFARTRSSPELTDTYGDSNNQERHGRAPETAKMQPTPMRQDSSYKRRNQGSENVAGQSGRTLNDNTPSVGHIPSLQSHDLGTESNGGSNSFHRESGIDVLNEELSSTGGGTQGMHQEEQDLVNMMASTSIHGFNGQVHFPFNWASAQLPFPISPSFLTSMGYNQRNMPGVPTNYPFMDPAFSNMQFPHGLISPHFNQYFPGLGLNPTSEDPIDRNNENFSSMEMNSGEAENDFWQEPDAGSSVGFDPENGNYETLQSDLKQQSIHSGFNFVPSSWVSGSGNSLGAQQKYMKEKHGPIREEHSDNILQDSRANDIYAEERMASSRFSSSAHSSSMRSKTSSESSWDGSSAKSTKSTRERWGKKAAATEPATGYGKGKMMSDHVSDQAEEDDQDWNSVSNVGTEMAERSQGPQSVISMHLARHVPEHEVAQTSGSDPMIPIAPMLIGPGSRQRMGDNSGVIAFYPTGPPVPFLTMLPIYNIPPEAGTPDSSTSHLGEECLDHSDSGQNFDTSEGLDRSEDLTPSSSFRGPTSMEGPGEHKSDILNSDFASHFQNLQYGRFCQNPRHPGPLVYPSPVMVPPVYLQGRFPWDGPGRPHSANMNLFTQLMSYGPRILPVAPLQSVSNRPPNMFQRYVDEIPRFRSGTGTYLPNPKVSARDRHSSSTRRGNYSYERNDNHVDREGNWNMNSKSRAAGRNYNRSQSEKSNSRVDRLASSDSRADRSWSSHRHDSIPSYLSQNGPLRGNSSHGGPPNAAYGMYPLTAMNPSGGTSNGPGGSPFVMLYPFDDNASYGSHGEQLEFGSLGPVGFSGVNEQPQPGEVSRQRGAFEEQRFHAVSGQRSSPDQPSSPHHQRRI; translated from the exons ATGGGAGAACATGAGGAATGGGCAGAGCCAAGTGGGCTATTGCCGAATGGGCTAGTGCCCGATGCAGGACCCGTGATCGGAGTCCTTGACTCTGAGAGATGGTCAAAGGCTGAGGAAAGGACTGCTGAGCTCATTGCCTGCATTCAGCCTAACCAACCATCCGAGGAGCGCAGAAATGCTGTTGCTGATTACGTTCAGCGTCTCATCATGAAATGTTTCCCATGTCAG GTTTTTACATTCGGCTCAGTACCCTTGAAGACTTATCTTCCTGACGGGGACATTGATTTAACTGCCTTCAGTAATAACCAAAGTTTAAAAGATACATGGGCTCATCAGGTTCGTGATATGCTAGAGAAAGAGGAGAAAAATGAAAATGCTGAATTTCATGTCAAGGAGGTTCAGTACATTCAGGCAGAA GTGAAGTTAATAAAATGTTTAGTTGAAAATATCGTGGTTGACATATCTTTCAATCAGCTAGGGGGTCTATGTACCCTTTGCTTCCTGGAGGAG GTTGATCACCTGATAAACCAGAATCATTTATTCAAGCGCAGCATTATCTTGATTAAGGCATGGTGTTATTATGAGAGCCGTATACTGGGTGCTCATCACGGTCTCATTTCAACTTATGCCTTGGAAACCTTAGTTCTTTACATATTTCATGTGTTCAACAATTCCTTTTCTGGGCCACTTGAG GTCCTTTTCCGCTTCTTGGAGTTCTTCAGCAACTTTGATTGGGACAACTTTTGTGTTAGTTTATGGGGTCCTGTGGCTATTAGTTCACTTCCTGATGTCGCTG CGGAACCTCCTCGCAAAGATGGTGGAGAATTGCTTCTCAGCAAATTGTTTCTTGATGCCTGTAGCTCCGTGTATGCTGTTTTTCCTGGTGGGCAGGAAAACCAAGGGCAACCTTTTGTCTCTAAACATTTTAATGTGATTGATCCTTTACGAGTAAACAACAACCTTGGTCGTAGTGTGAGTAAAG GTAACTTTTATAGGATACGGAGTGCGTTTGCATTTGGTGCCAAAAGGCTGGCAAGATTGCTGGACTGCCCAAAAGAAAATCTAATATATGAAGTAAATCAGTTTTTTATGAATACTTGGGACAGGCATGGCAGTGGCCAAAGGCCTGATGCCCCAGAGGCTGAATTGTCACGCGTAAGATTGTCAACACTAGATGACGTACCGGAGTCTCAGAATTTTAGGGTCAAACCCAGTGGAAAAAAGGTGAGTAAGGTGGAGGGAGCCAATCCACGGAATGCTTCTTCTCAATATATTAACCATTCTTCTGGAACCTTCTCTAGAACAAATGATTTTTCTGTGTCCTCTTATACTGAAAACCGAAAGGGCCACAGCAATTTGAGCAACTCAAGGGTTTCTGATCAATTGCAGAAGGAAACCGCTACCTCTCAGGTTTCACATACTGACAAAATTCAGAGAGATTCAAAATCTGATCAAATACTGAATGATATACAGGGTAGGTTTGTTTTTGCCAGAACGCGGTCTAGTCCTGAGCTTACAGACACCTATGGTGATAGTAACAATCAAGAAAGGCATGGAAGAGCTCCAGAGACTGCAAAAATGCAACCCACTCCGATGAGGCAGGACAGCAGTTATAAGAGGAGGAATCAAGGATCTGAAAATGTTGCAGGTCAGAGCGGTCGAACTCTAAATGATAACACGCCATCTGTCGGACACATTCCATCCCTCCAGAGTCATGATCTTGGGACCGAATCCAACGGTGGATCAAATAGCTTTCACCGAGAATCAGGCATCGATGTTCTGAATGAAGAGCTCTCGTCGACTGGTGGGGGGACACAGGGGATGCATCAGGAAGAGCAAGATCTTGTGAATATGATGGCATCTACTTCAATCCATGGATTTAATGGTCAAgttcattttccttttaattgGGCTTCAGCTCAGTTACCTTTTCCTATCTCTCCCTCATTTCTGACGTCTATGGGCTATAATCAACGAAATATGCCAGGAGTTCCCACTAATTATCCGTTTATGGATCCTGCATTTTCGAACATGCAATTTCCGCATGGGTTGATTTCACCCCATTTCAACCAGTACTTCCCAGGCCTCGGGTTGAATCCAACTTCTGAAGATCCAATTGACCGCAATAATGAAAATTTTAGCTCTATGGAGATGAACTCAGGCGAGGCAGAAAATGATTTCTGGCAAGAGCCAGATGCTGGCTCCAGTGTTGGATTTGACCCAGAAAATGGAAATTACGAAACACTTCAATCTGATCTTAAGCAACAATCTATACATTCAGGTTTTAACTTTGTTCCTTCATCTTGGGTTAGTGGCTCTGGTAACTCTCTGGGAGCTCAGCAGAAGTATATGAAGGAAAAACATGGGCCAATTAGGGAAGAACATTCTGATAATATTCTTCAGGATAGCAGAGCGAATGACATTTATGCTGAAGAAAGGATGGCAAGTTCCAGGTTCTCGTCCAGTGCTCATAGTAGTTCAATGAGAAGTAAAACCTCTTCTGAGAGTTCTTGGGATGGGTCATCCGCTAAAAGCACAAAGTCAACAAGGGAAAGGTGGGGAAAGAAAGCAGCTGCCACAGAGCCAGCTACTGGTTATGGAAAAGGTAAAATGATGTCTGACCATGTGTCAGATCAAGCTGAGGAGGATGATCAGGATTGGAATTCTGTGTCAAATGTGGGTACTGAAATGGCTGAGAGAAGTCAAGGACCTCAATCTGTTATTTCCATGCACCTTGCAAGGCATGTGCCTGAACATGAAGTTGCTCAGACAAGTGGATCAGACCCAATGATACCCATCGCACCAATGCTTATTGGGCCTGGTTCTCGGCAAAGAATGGGTGATAATTCTGGGGTTATTGCATTTTATCCCACTGGGCCACCAGTTCCATTTCTCACTATGCTTCCAATATATAATATTCCACCTGAGGCAGGAACTCCTGATTCTTCAACAAGCCATTTAGGAGAAGAATGCCTAGATCATAGTGATTCAGGTCAGAACTTTGATACATCTGAGGGACTTGACCGCTCTGAAGATTTAACTCCATCCAGCTCTTTTAGGGGCCCCACTTCTATGGAGGGGCCTGGTGAACACAAGTCCGATATACTTAACAGTGACTTTGCTAGtcattttcaaaatttgcaaTATGGAAGGTTTTGCCAAAACCCTAGACATCCTGGACCACTTGTTTACCCTTCTCCAGTAATGGTACCCCCTGTATATTTACAAGGTCGTTTCCCGTGGGATGGTCCTGGAAGACCTCATTCAGCCAACATGAACCTCTTTACTCAGTTGATGAGCTATGGTCCTCGCATATTGCCCGTTGCACCACTTCAGTCTGTTTCTAACAGACCTCCTAATATGTTTCAACGGTATGTTGATGAGATACCAAGATTCCGTAGCGGGACTGGGACGTACCTGCCAAATCCT AAGGTGTCAGCTAGGGATCGGCACTCATCTAGTACAAGAAGGGGCAATTACAGCTACGAGAGAAACGATAACCATGTGGACAGAGAGGGGAATTGGAATATGAATTCAAAATCTCGTGCTGCTGGGCGCAATTACAACCGCAGCCAATCTGAGAAATCAAACTCAAGAGTGGATCGGTTGGCATCCAGTGATAGCCGGGCAGACAGATCTTGGAGCTCACATAGACATGACTCCATTCCTTCTTATCTGTCCCAAAATGGTCCATTGCGTGGAAACTCAAGCCACGGTGGCCCTCCTAATGCAGCATACGGCATGTATCCTTTAACAGCAATGAACCCAAGTGGAGGGACTTCAAATGGACCTGGTGGATCCCCTTTTGTAATGCTGTATCCATTTGACGACAACGCCAGTTATGGTTCACATGGAGAACAGCTTGAGTTTGGGTCTCTGGGTCCAGTAGGATTTTCAGGTGTAAATGAACAACCTCAGCCAGGTGAGGTAAGTCGACAACGGGGAGCATTCGAGGAACAGAGATTTCATGCAGTTTCTGGGCAACGCTCTTCTCCAGATCAGCCATCTTCACCTCATCATCAAAG GAGGATTTAA
- the LOC107759179 gene encoding uncharacterized protein LOC107759179 isoform X2, producing the protein MGEHEEWAEPSGLLPNGLVPDAGPVIGVLDSERWSKAEERTAELIACIQPNQPSEERRNAVADYVQRLIMKCFPCQVFTFGSVPLKTYLPDGDIDLTAFSNNQSLKDTWAHQVRDMLEKEEKNENAEFHVKEVQYIQAEVKLIKCLVENIVVDISFNQLGGLCTLCFLEEVDHLINQNHLFKRSIILIKAWCYYESRILGAHHGLISTYALETLVLYIFHVFNNSFSGPLEVLFRFLEFFSNFDWDNFCVSLWGPVAISSLPDVAAEPPRKDGGELLLSKLFLDACSSVYAVFPGGQENQGQPFVSKHFNVIDPLRVNNNLGRSVSKGNFYRIRSAFAFGAKRLARLLDCPKENLIYEVNQFFMNTWDRHGSGQRPDAPEAELSRVRLSTLDDVPESQNFRVKPSGKKVSKVEGANPRNASSQYINHSSGTFSRTNDFSVSSYTENRKGHSNLSNSRVSDQLQKETATSQVSHTDKIQRDSKSDQILNDIQGRFVFARTRSSPELTDTYGDSNNQERHGRAPETAKMQPTPMRQDSSYKRRNQGSENVAGQSGRTLNDNTPSVGHIPSLQSHDLGTESNGGSNSFHRESGIDVLNEELSSTGGGTQGMHQEEQDLVNMMASTSIHGFNGQVHFPFNWASAQLPFPISPSFLTSMGYNQRNMPGVPTNYPFMDPAFSNMQFPHGLISPHFNQYFPGLGLNPTSEDPIDRNNENFSSMEMNSGEAENDFWQEPDAGSSVGFDPENGNYETLQSDLKQQSIHSGFNFVPSSWVSGSGNSLGAQQKYMKEKHGPIREEHSDNILQDSRANDIYAEERMASSRFSSSAHSSSMRSKTSSESSWDGSSAKSTKSTRERWGKKAAATEPATGYGKGKMMSDHVSDQAEEDDQDWNSVSNVGTEMAERSQGPQSVISMHLARHVPEHEVAQTSGSDPMIPIAPMLIGPGSRQRMGDNSGVIAFYPTGPPVPFLTMLPIYNIPPEAGTPDSSTSHLGEECLDHSDSGQNFDTSEGLDRSEDLTPSSSFRGPTSMEGPGEHKSDILNSDFASHFQNLQYGRFCQNPRHPGPLVYPSPVMVPPVYLQGRFPWDGPGRPHSANMNLFTQLMSYGPRILPVAPLQSVSNRPPNMFQRYVDEIPRFRSGTGTYLPNPVSARDRHSSSTRRGNYSYERNDNHVDREGNWNMNSKSRAAGRNYNRSQSEKSNSRVDRLASSDSRADRSWSSHRHDSIPSYLSQNGPLRGNSSHGGPPNAAYGMYPLTAMNPSGGTSNGPGGSPFVMLYPFDDNASYGSHGEQLEFGSLGPVGFSGVNEQPQPGEVSRQRGAFEEQRFHAVSGQRSSPDQPSSPHHQRRI; encoded by the exons ATGGGAGAACATGAGGAATGGGCAGAGCCAAGTGGGCTATTGCCGAATGGGCTAGTGCCCGATGCAGGACCCGTGATCGGAGTCCTTGACTCTGAGAGATGGTCAAAGGCTGAGGAAAGGACTGCTGAGCTCATTGCCTGCATTCAGCCTAACCAACCATCCGAGGAGCGCAGAAATGCTGTTGCTGATTACGTTCAGCGTCTCATCATGAAATGTTTCCCATGTCAG GTTTTTACATTCGGCTCAGTACCCTTGAAGACTTATCTTCCTGACGGGGACATTGATTTAACTGCCTTCAGTAATAACCAAAGTTTAAAAGATACATGGGCTCATCAGGTTCGTGATATGCTAGAGAAAGAGGAGAAAAATGAAAATGCTGAATTTCATGTCAAGGAGGTTCAGTACATTCAGGCAGAA GTGAAGTTAATAAAATGTTTAGTTGAAAATATCGTGGTTGACATATCTTTCAATCAGCTAGGGGGTCTATGTACCCTTTGCTTCCTGGAGGAG GTTGATCACCTGATAAACCAGAATCATTTATTCAAGCGCAGCATTATCTTGATTAAGGCATGGTGTTATTATGAGAGCCGTATACTGGGTGCTCATCACGGTCTCATTTCAACTTATGCCTTGGAAACCTTAGTTCTTTACATATTTCATGTGTTCAACAATTCCTTTTCTGGGCCACTTGAG GTCCTTTTCCGCTTCTTGGAGTTCTTCAGCAACTTTGATTGGGACAACTTTTGTGTTAGTTTATGGGGTCCTGTGGCTATTAGTTCACTTCCTGATGTCGCTG CGGAACCTCCTCGCAAAGATGGTGGAGAATTGCTTCTCAGCAAATTGTTTCTTGATGCCTGTAGCTCCGTGTATGCTGTTTTTCCTGGTGGGCAGGAAAACCAAGGGCAACCTTTTGTCTCTAAACATTTTAATGTGATTGATCCTTTACGAGTAAACAACAACCTTGGTCGTAGTGTGAGTAAAG GTAACTTTTATAGGATACGGAGTGCGTTTGCATTTGGTGCCAAAAGGCTGGCAAGATTGCTGGACTGCCCAAAAGAAAATCTAATATATGAAGTAAATCAGTTTTTTATGAATACTTGGGACAGGCATGGCAGTGGCCAAAGGCCTGATGCCCCAGAGGCTGAATTGTCACGCGTAAGATTGTCAACACTAGATGACGTACCGGAGTCTCAGAATTTTAGGGTCAAACCCAGTGGAAAAAAGGTGAGTAAGGTGGAGGGAGCCAATCCACGGAATGCTTCTTCTCAATATATTAACCATTCTTCTGGAACCTTCTCTAGAACAAATGATTTTTCTGTGTCCTCTTATACTGAAAACCGAAAGGGCCACAGCAATTTGAGCAACTCAAGGGTTTCTGATCAATTGCAGAAGGAAACCGCTACCTCTCAGGTTTCACATACTGACAAAATTCAGAGAGATTCAAAATCTGATCAAATACTGAATGATATACAGGGTAGGTTTGTTTTTGCCAGAACGCGGTCTAGTCCTGAGCTTACAGACACCTATGGTGATAGTAACAATCAAGAAAGGCATGGAAGAGCTCCAGAGACTGCAAAAATGCAACCCACTCCGATGAGGCAGGACAGCAGTTATAAGAGGAGGAATCAAGGATCTGAAAATGTTGCAGGTCAGAGCGGTCGAACTCTAAATGATAACACGCCATCTGTCGGACACATTCCATCCCTCCAGAGTCATGATCTTGGGACCGAATCCAACGGTGGATCAAATAGCTTTCACCGAGAATCAGGCATCGATGTTCTGAATGAAGAGCTCTCGTCGACTGGTGGGGGGACACAGGGGATGCATCAGGAAGAGCAAGATCTTGTGAATATGATGGCATCTACTTCAATCCATGGATTTAATGGTCAAgttcattttccttttaattgGGCTTCAGCTCAGTTACCTTTTCCTATCTCTCCCTCATTTCTGACGTCTATGGGCTATAATCAACGAAATATGCCAGGAGTTCCCACTAATTATCCGTTTATGGATCCTGCATTTTCGAACATGCAATTTCCGCATGGGTTGATTTCACCCCATTTCAACCAGTACTTCCCAGGCCTCGGGTTGAATCCAACTTCTGAAGATCCAATTGACCGCAATAATGAAAATTTTAGCTCTATGGAGATGAACTCAGGCGAGGCAGAAAATGATTTCTGGCAAGAGCCAGATGCTGGCTCCAGTGTTGGATTTGACCCAGAAAATGGAAATTACGAAACACTTCAATCTGATCTTAAGCAACAATCTATACATTCAGGTTTTAACTTTGTTCCTTCATCTTGGGTTAGTGGCTCTGGTAACTCTCTGGGAGCTCAGCAGAAGTATATGAAGGAAAAACATGGGCCAATTAGGGAAGAACATTCTGATAATATTCTTCAGGATAGCAGAGCGAATGACATTTATGCTGAAGAAAGGATGGCAAGTTCCAGGTTCTCGTCCAGTGCTCATAGTAGTTCAATGAGAAGTAAAACCTCTTCTGAGAGTTCTTGGGATGGGTCATCCGCTAAAAGCACAAAGTCAACAAGGGAAAGGTGGGGAAAGAAAGCAGCTGCCACAGAGCCAGCTACTGGTTATGGAAAAGGTAAAATGATGTCTGACCATGTGTCAGATCAAGCTGAGGAGGATGATCAGGATTGGAATTCTGTGTCAAATGTGGGTACTGAAATGGCTGAGAGAAGTCAAGGACCTCAATCTGTTATTTCCATGCACCTTGCAAGGCATGTGCCTGAACATGAAGTTGCTCAGACAAGTGGATCAGACCCAATGATACCCATCGCACCAATGCTTATTGGGCCTGGTTCTCGGCAAAGAATGGGTGATAATTCTGGGGTTATTGCATTTTATCCCACTGGGCCACCAGTTCCATTTCTCACTATGCTTCCAATATATAATATTCCACCTGAGGCAGGAACTCCTGATTCTTCAACAAGCCATTTAGGAGAAGAATGCCTAGATCATAGTGATTCAGGTCAGAACTTTGATACATCTGAGGGACTTGACCGCTCTGAAGATTTAACTCCATCCAGCTCTTTTAGGGGCCCCACTTCTATGGAGGGGCCTGGTGAACACAAGTCCGATATACTTAACAGTGACTTTGCTAGtcattttcaaaatttgcaaTATGGAAGGTTTTGCCAAAACCCTAGACATCCTGGACCACTTGTTTACCCTTCTCCAGTAATGGTACCCCCTGTATATTTACAAGGTCGTTTCCCGTGGGATGGTCCTGGAAGACCTCATTCAGCCAACATGAACCTCTTTACTCAGTTGATGAGCTATGGTCCTCGCATATTGCCCGTTGCACCACTTCAGTCTGTTTCTAACAGACCTCCTAATATGTTTCAACGGTATGTTGATGAGATACCAAGATTCCGTAGCGGGACTGGGACGTACCTGCCAAATCCT GTGTCAGCTAGGGATCGGCACTCATCTAGTACAAGAAGGGGCAATTACAGCTACGAGAGAAACGATAACCATGTGGACAGAGAGGGGAATTGGAATATGAATTCAAAATCTCGTGCTGCTGGGCGCAATTACAACCGCAGCCAATCTGAGAAATCAAACTCAAGAGTGGATCGGTTGGCATCCAGTGATAGCCGGGCAGACAGATCTTGGAGCTCACATAGACATGACTCCATTCCTTCTTATCTGTCCCAAAATGGTCCATTGCGTGGAAACTCAAGCCACGGTGGCCCTCCTAATGCAGCATACGGCATGTATCCTTTAACAGCAATGAACCCAAGTGGAGGGACTTCAAATGGACCTGGTGGATCCCCTTTTGTAATGCTGTATCCATTTGACGACAACGCCAGTTATGGTTCACATGGAGAACAGCTTGAGTTTGGGTCTCTGGGTCCAGTAGGATTTTCAGGTGTAAATGAACAACCTCAGCCAGGTGAGGTAAGTCGACAACGGGGAGCATTCGAGGAACAGAGATTTCATGCAGTTTCTGGGCAACGCTCTTCTCCAGATCAGCCATCTTCACCTCATCATCAAAG GAGGATTTAA